In Arachis hypogaea cultivar Tifrunner chromosome 2, arahy.Tifrunner.gnm2.J5K5, whole genome shotgun sequence, a genomic segment contains:
- the LOC140176470 gene encoding uncharacterized mitochondrial protein AtMg00810-like produces MISEFDMSMMRELIFFLGLQIKQIAEGIFVHQEKYVKELVKKFGLECAKPMGTSMHPNIKLDKDQHARDVDETRYRGMIGSLMYLTSSRPDIIQSILLGTELIEEAQVACVASLENHSMYGQARNKPQWHSSLPKLSILQPLLVALKNYG; encoded by the exons ATGATAAGTGAATTTGATATGAGTATGATGAGAGAGCTAATTTTCTTCCTAGGCTTACAAATCAAGCAAATTGCAGAAGGCATTTTcgttcatcaagaaaaatatgtcAAGGAACTTGTCAAGAAATTCGGGCTTGAATGTGCCAAGCCAATGGGAACCTCCATGCATCCAAATATCaagcttgataaagatcaacatgctagagatgttgatgagactcgATACAGGGGAATGATTGGTTCTTTGATGTATCTAACCTCCTCAAGGCCTGATATCATACAAAGT attttgctagGGACAGAACTGATAGAAGAAGCACAagtggcatgtgttgcttccttggaaaatCACTCAATgtatggtcaagcaagaaacaagccacaatgGCACTCTTCACTTCCAAAGTTGAGTATATTGCAGCCTCTTCTTGTTGCTCTCAAAAACTATGGTTGA